Proteins from one Caulobacter sp. 73W genomic window:
- the glmM gene encoding phosphoglucosamine mutase produces the protein MAKRSYFGTDGIRGQANQHPMTAEVALRVGLAAGKLFRSRDDRRHLVVIGKDTRLSGYMIEPALVAGFTSVGMDVRLFGPLPTPAVAMMTRSMRADLGVMISASHNNFADNGIKLFGPDGYKLSDAQEAEIKSYMDEGLQEGLATPAALGRVKRIDDAQARYVEIVKATFPRHMNLAGLRVVIDGANGAAYKVAPTVLYELGAEVIPVGIDPDGVNINADCGSTHPAAMAKAVKEYRADIGIALDGDADRLVICDENGLVVDGDQIMAIIACAYAKRGLLKGGGVVATVMSNLGLERLMASKGLKLERTGVGDRYVMARMREGGFNLGGEQSGHVILSDFSTTGDGLIAALQVLAVLVDSGEPMSKLARQFEPVPQKLENVRFAAGAKPLEHDKVKAAIADAEGKLTGSGRVLVRASGTEPLIRVMAEGDDEKLVNKLVKEIAGAVKAAAA, from the coding sequence ATGGCCAAGCGCTCCTACTTCGGCACCGACGGCATTCGCGGTCAGGCCAACCAGCACCCCATGACCGCCGAGGTGGCGCTGCGGGTGGGCCTGGCGGCCGGCAAGCTGTTCCGCTCGCGTGACGACCGCCGGCACCTGGTGGTGATCGGTAAGGACACCCGCCTGTCGGGCTACATGATCGAGCCGGCCCTGGTGGCGGGCTTCACCAGCGTGGGCATGGACGTGCGCCTGTTCGGCCCGCTGCCGACCCCGGCGGTGGCGATGATGACCCGCTCCATGCGGGCCGACCTGGGCGTGATGATCAGCGCCAGCCACAACAACTTCGCCGACAATGGCATCAAGCTGTTCGGGCCCGACGGCTACAAGCTGTCGGACGCCCAGGAAGCCGAGATCAAGTCCTATATGGACGAGGGCCTGCAGGAAGGCCTGGCGACGCCGGCCGCCCTGGGCCGCGTGAAACGCATCGACGACGCCCAGGCCCGCTATGTGGAGATCGTCAAGGCGACCTTCCCGCGCCATATGAACCTGGCCGGCCTGCGGGTAGTGATCGATGGGGCCAACGGCGCCGCCTACAAGGTCGCGCCGACGGTGCTGTACGAGCTGGGCGCCGAGGTGATCCCGGTGGGCATCGATCCTGACGGGGTGAACATCAACGCCGACTGCGGCTCGACCCACCCGGCGGCCATGGCCAAGGCGGTGAAGGAATACCGCGCCGACATCGGCATCGCCCTGGACGGCGACGCCGACCGGCTGGTGATCTGCGACGAGAACGGCCTGGTGGTCGACGGCGACCAGATCATGGCGATCATCGCCTGCGCCTACGCCAAGCGCGGCCTGCTGAAGGGCGGCGGCGTAGTGGCCACGGTGATGTCGAACCTGGGGCTGGAACGCCTGATGGCGTCCAAGGGCCTGAAGCTGGAGCGCACGGGCGTGGGCGACCGCTACGTCATGGCGCGCATGCGCGAGGGCGGCTTCAACCTGGGCGGCGAACAGTCGGGCCACGTCATCCTGTCGGACTTTTCGACCACGGGCGACGGCCTGATCGCGGCCCTGCAGGTGCTGGCCGTGCTGGTCGACAGCGGCGAGCCGATGAGCAAGCTGGCCCGCCAGTTCGAGCCCGTGCCGCAGAAGCTGGAGAATGTCCGCTTCGCCGCCGGCGCCAAGCCGCTGGAACACGACAAGGTCAAGGCGGCGATCGCCGACGCCGAGGGCAAGCTGACCGGCTCCGGCCGCGTGCTCGTGCGCGCGAGCGGCACCGAACCCCTGATCCGCGTCATGGCCGAGGGCGACGACGAGAAGCTGGTCAACAAGCTGGTGAAGGAGATCGCCGGCGCGGTGAAGGCGGCGGCGGCCTAG
- the glmS gene encoding glutamine--fructose-6-phosphate transaminase (isomerizing), with protein sequence MCGIIGIVGKAPVAERLVESLKRLEYRGYDSAGVAAQVNGVLERRRAPGKLRELESVLAADPLVAQTGIGHTRWATHGAPTERNAHPHIAGRVAVVHNGIIENFAELKAELQAKGREFSSDTDTEVVAHLIDQNLIEGKDPLAAFKATLDRLSGAYALCVLIMGESEMIFGARNGPPLVVGYGDGEMFIGSDALAVGPFTNRVLYLEDGDYAAVDHASARVFDHSGAEVSRPVKVVASSVALMEKGNYRHFMEKEIHDQPEGCQRTIAAYVDPIGARTAVPGDIDWANLERIQIVACGTSYIAGVIGKYLIEKYADLPVDVEIASEFRYREPSIRPTALAIAMSQSGETADTLAALRYCQARGMKSAAVVNATESTMAREVDVVWPIHCGPEIGVASTKAFTAQVSVLTAIAVAAARARNRIDAAEEERLVKVLLEAPRLIAESIQLEDAVRTVASEIAKARDVLYLGRGPMSALALEGALKLKEISYIHAEGYAAGELKHGPIALVDDKTPIIILAPFDSYFEKSASNMSEVMARGGQVVFITDPEGAKHAPAGARVVMTAPPCDPLIAPLVMSAPIQLLAYHVAVQKGADVDQPRNLAKSVTVE encoded by the coding sequence ATGTGCGGCATCATCGGTATCGTCGGCAAGGCCCCTGTCGCCGAGCGTCTCGTCGAGAGCCTCAAGCGCCTGGAGTATCGGGGCTATGACAGCGCCGGCGTCGCCGCCCAGGTGAACGGCGTGCTGGAGCGCCGCCGCGCGCCCGGCAAGCTGCGCGAGCTGGAGTCCGTCCTGGCCGCCGATCCGCTGGTCGCCCAGACCGGCATCGGCCACACCCGCTGGGCCACCCACGGCGCCCCGACCGAGCGCAACGCCCACCCGCACATCGCCGGCCGCGTCGCCGTGGTCCACAACGGCATCATCGAGAACTTCGCCGAGCTGAAGGCAGAGCTTCAGGCCAAGGGCCGCGAGTTCTCCAGTGATACCGACACCGAGGTCGTCGCCCACCTGATCGACCAGAACCTGATCGAGGGCAAAGACCCCCTCGCCGCCTTCAAGGCCACGCTCGACCGCCTGTCCGGCGCCTACGCCCTGTGCGTTCTGATCATGGGCGAGAGCGAGATGATCTTCGGCGCCCGCAACGGCCCGCCCCTGGTGGTCGGCTATGGCGACGGCGAGATGTTCATCGGCTCCGACGCCCTGGCCGTCGGCCCCTTCACCAACCGCGTGCTCTATCTGGAGGACGGCGATTACGCCGCCGTGGACCACGCCAGCGCCCGCGTCTTCGACCACAGCGGCGCGGAAGTCAGCCGCCCGGTTAAGGTCGTCGCCTCCTCCGTCGCCCTCATGGAGAAGGGCAACTACCGCCACTTCATGGAGAAGGAGATCCACGACCAGCCGGAGGGGTGCCAACGCACCATCGCCGCCTATGTGGATCCCATCGGCGCCCGCACCGCCGTCCCCGGCGACATCGACTGGGCGAACCTGGAGCGTATCCAGATCGTCGCCTGCGGCACCTCCTACATCGCCGGCGTCATCGGCAAGTACCTGATCGAGAAGTACGCCGACCTGCCGGTGGACGTGGAGATCGCCTCGGAGTTCCGCTACCGCGAGCCGTCGATCCGTCCCACCGCCCTGGCCATCGCCATGAGCCAGTCGGGCGAGACCGCCGACACCCTGGCCGCCCTGCGCTACTGCCAGGCCCGGGGGATGAAGAGCGCCGCCGTGGTCAACGCCACGGAATCCACCATGGCCCGCGAGGTCGACGTGGTCTGGCCGATCCACTGCGGCCCGGAGATCGGCGTCGCCTCGACCAAGGCCTTCACCGCCCAGGTCAGCGTCCTGACCGCCATCGCGGTCGCCGCCGCCCGCGCCCGCAACCGCATCGACGCGGCGGAGGAGGAGCGCCTGGTGAAGGTGCTGCTGGAAGCCCCGCGCCTGATCGCTGAATCCATCCAGCTGGAAGACGCGGTCCGCACCGTGGCGTCCGAGATCGCCAAGGCCCGCGACGTCCTATATCTCGGCCGCGGCCCGATGTCGGCCCTGGCCCTGGAAGGCGCGCTGAAGCTCAAGGAAATCAGCTACATCCACGCCGAAGGTTACGCCGCCGGCGAGCTGAAGCACGGCCCCATCGCCCTGGTCGACGACAAGACCCCGATCATCATCCTGGCTCCCTTCGACAGCTATTTCGAGAAGTCGGCCTCGAACATGAGCGAAGTCATGGCCCGCGGCGGCCAGGTGGTGTTCATCACCGATCCGGAGGGCGCCAAGCACGCTCCCGCCGGCGCCCGGGTGGTCATGACCGCTCCGCCCTGCGACCCGCTGATCGCCCCGCTGGTCATGTCGGCGCCGATCCAGCTGCTGGCCTATCATGTCGCCGTCCAGAAGGGCGCGGACGTGGACCAGCCTCGCAACCTCGCCAAGTCGGTGACGGTGGAATAG
- a CDS encoding SDR family oxidoreductase: MKLLTFGHGYTARALAKRLSLTGWTTIAVARDAERADELRAEGIEAVAGDDRPALITALQGVSAILVSAPPTPDGCPGLNTLVPALAEANAFPDWIGYLSTTGVYGDLGGGWAFETSPLPAISPEGARRVAAERDWMQVGRGMGLTVQAFRLPGIYGPGRSAFDRLRDGTARRMVKPGQVFSRIHVDDIASALAASIAAPRAGRRYNLCDDEPCAPQDVVLHAAELMGMAPPPVTLFNSDKLPSASLRFYAESKRVSNARAKAELGWLPAYPTYREGLRAVLAAGG; the protein is encoded by the coding sequence GTGAAGCTTCTTACCTTCGGCCACGGCTATACCGCCCGGGCCCTCGCCAAGCGTCTTTCCCTGACCGGCTGGACCACGATCGCCGTGGCCCGCGATGCGGAACGCGCCGACGAACTGCGCGCCGAGGGGATCGAGGCCGTCGCCGGCGACGACCGCCCGGCGCTGATCACGGCGCTGCAGGGGGTCTCGGCGATCCTGGTTTCCGCGCCGCCGACGCCGGACGGCTGCCCCGGCCTGAACACCCTGGTCCCGGCCCTGGCCGAGGCGAACGCCTTCCCCGACTGGATCGGCTACCTGTCCACCACCGGCGTCTATGGCGACTTGGGCGGCGGCTGGGCCTTCGAGACCAGCCCCCTGCCCGCCATCTCGCCCGAAGGCGCCCGCCGCGTGGCCGCCGAGCGGGACTGGATGCAGGTCGGGCGCGGCATGGGCCTGACCGTCCAGGCCTTCCGCCTGCCCGGCATCTACGGCCCCGGCCGCAGCGCGTTCGACCGCCTGCGTGACGGCACCGCCCGCCGCATGGTCAAGCCGGGTCAGGTCTTCTCACGCATCCACGTAGACGACATCGCCTCGGCCCTGGCCGCCTCCATCGCCGCCCCGCGCGCCGGCCGCCGCTACAACCTGTGCGACGACGAGCCCTGCGCGCCGCAGGACGTGGTCCTCCACGCCGCCGAACTGATGGGCATGGCCCCGCCCCCGGTCACCCTGTTCAACTCGGACAAGCTGCCCTCCGCCTCCCTGCGCTTCTACGCCGAGAGCAAGCGCGTCTCGAACGCCCGCGCCAAGGCGGAGCTGGGCTGGCTGCCGGCCTATCCGACCTATCGCGAAGGACTGAGGGCGGTGCTGGCGGCGGGGGGGTAG
- a CDS encoding helix-turn-helix domain-containing protein produces the protein MLLLLRGGPMSAGELSDQFDVSKPTMSAHFAVLKEADLIHAEKSGKSIIYHLKLSVLEEALLGFVHSFGVGSEPETPPAPKSAPKAETA, from the coding sequence GTGCTGCTGCTCCTGCGCGGCGGGCCGATGAGCGCGGGCGAACTCAGCGATCAGTTCGACGTCTCCAAGCCGACCATGTCGGCGCACTTCGCGGTGCTGAAGGAGGCCGATCTGATCCACGCTGAAAAGTCCGGCAAATCAATCATCTACCACCTGAAGCTCTCAGTGCTCGAAGAGGCGCTGCTGGGCTTCGTCCATTCGTTCGGCGTGGGCTCCGAGCCCGAAACCCCGCCCGCCCCAAAGTCAGCCCCCAAAGCGGAGACCGCGTGA
- a CDS encoding ammonium transporter, translated as MSKNDQKKELLGNLAWGVGIVVLALAASFARKQGYVDGETVTRIVIGATGLMIAWSGNRLPKTVVPSVSAGQARRVAGWSLTLSGLVYAGLWAFAPFQVALIGGCGAILAGMAVTFGYCLGLRAKVKAA; from the coding sequence ATGAGCAAGAACGATCAGAAGAAGGAACTGCTCGGCAACCTCGCCTGGGGCGTCGGCATCGTCGTCCTCGCCCTCGCCGCCTCCTTCGCGCGCAAGCAGGGCTATGTGGACGGCGAGACGGTCACGCGGATCGTAATCGGCGCCACCGGCCTGATGATCGCCTGGTCCGGCAACCGCCTGCCCAAGACCGTCGTGCCCAGCGTCAGCGCTGGTCAGGCCCGGCGGGTCGCGGGCTGGTCGCTGACGCTGAGCGGACTGGTCTATGCCGGCCTGTGGGCCTTCGCCCCGTTCCAGGTGGCGCTCATCGGCGGGTGCGGCGCGATCCTGGCCGGCATGGCGGTGACCTTCGGCTACTGCTTGGGCCTGCGGGCCAAGGTGAAGGCCGCCTGA
- a CDS encoding DUF2200 domain-containing protein: MSHRIYTTSFASVYPHYVAKAEKKGRPKAEVDQIIRWLTGFSQEAFEAHLAAKTDFATFFAQAPAMNPARTLVTGVVCGVRVEEVADPLMREIRYLDKLIDELAKGKAMEKILRA; encoded by the coding sequence ATGAGCCACCGCATCTACACCACCAGCTTCGCCAGCGTTTATCCGCACTACGTCGCCAAGGCGGAGAAGAAGGGGCGCCCCAAGGCGGAAGTTGATCAGATCATCCGCTGGCTGACCGGCTTCAGCCAGGAGGCGTTCGAGGCCCACCTGGCGGCGAAGACCGACTTCGCGACCTTCTTCGCCCAGGCCCCGGCCATGAACCCGGCCCGGACCCTGGTCACCGGCGTCGTCTGCGGCGTGCGTGTCGAAGAGGTCGCCGATCCGCTGATGCGCGAGATCCGTTACCTCGACAAACTCATCGACGAGCTGGCCAAGGGCAAGGCGATGGAGAAGATCCTGCGCGCCTGA
- a CDS encoding alpha/beta fold hydrolase yields the protein MTESTGRLEVEGGAALAWRKVEGAGPTVVWLGGFMSDMAGSKAQALADWAGASGRAYIRFDYLGHGESGGQFRDGTISRWRADALEVIDRLTEGPLVLVGSSMGGWIACLAAAARPERVKAMVLIAPAPDFTEKLMIPEFPPEAHEALARDGVWMRPSEYGDPYPITRELLEDGARWSILPGPVNIEVPVRILQGGQDPDVPWMHALTLAHAIRSEDVVFSLIKDGDHRLSREQDLARLLAVVAELVG from the coding sequence ATGACCGAATCGACCGGACGTCTCGAAGTGGAGGGCGGCGCGGCCCTGGCCTGGCGAAAGGTCGAGGGGGCGGGGCCGACGGTGGTCTGGCTGGGCGGCTTCATGTCCGACATGGCCGGCAGCAAGGCGCAGGCCCTGGCCGACTGGGCGGGGGCGAGCGGGCGGGCCTATATCCGCTTCGACTATCTGGGCCACGGCGAGTCCGGCGGCCAGTTCCGGGACGGCACGATCAGCCGCTGGCGGGCCGACGCTCTGGAGGTGATCGACCGGCTGACCGAGGGGCCGCTGGTCCTGGTCGGCTCGTCCATGGGCGGGTGGATCGCCTGCCTGGCGGCGGCGGCCCGGCCGGAGCGGGTGAAGGCCATGGTCCTGATCGCCCCGGCGCCGGACTTCACCGAAAAGCTGATGATCCCGGAGTTTCCGCCCGAGGCGCATGAGGCCCTGGCGCGCGACGGGGTGTGGATGCGGCCATCCGAATACGGCGACCCGTACCCGATCACCCGCGAGTTGCTGGAGGACGGGGCCCGCTGGTCGATCCTGCCGGGGCCGGTGAACATCGAGGTTCCGGTGCGCATCCTGCAAGGCGGCCAGGACCCCGACGTGCCGTGGATGCACGCCCTGACCCTGGCCCACGCCATCCGTTCGGAGGACGTGGTGTTCAGCCTGATCAAGGACGGCGATCACCGCCTGTCGCGAGAGCAGGACCTGGCGCGGTTGCTGGCGGTGGTGGCGGAGCTGGTCGGCTGA
- a CDS encoding glycosyltransferase family 4 protein: protein MALPPNFTLLQVVPELETGGAEQTTLDVANAVIAAGGTALVATRGGRMAQKLSAEGGRLAPMPVQSKNPLVMLGNASRLVDLIRREKVDLVHVRSRAPAFSALWAAQSTKTPLVATYHGVYNTKSGLKRWYNAVMTKGDIVIANSDYTRRHVIAEHHIDPEHVVNIPRGVDLRRFEPRVVTPSRVETQRRAWNIDAADHRVKILLAGRLTRWKGQALLIDAAARLKRRGEANFLVLLAGDDQGRHDYRTELERKISAEELSDNVRIVGHCDDMPAAYLIADYAAAPSLEPEAFGRTAVEPQVMGRPVLAAAHGGSLETVVHGETGWLVAPGDADAWADALETAIALPAHKRMAMGEAGRNRARKLFSVDAMCAAYLDVYARVLEARR, encoded by the coding sequence TTGGCCCTGCCGCCCAATTTCACCCTGCTGCAGGTCGTTCCAGAGCTGGAGACCGGCGGCGCCGAACAGACCACGCTGGACGTGGCCAACGCCGTGATCGCGGCGGGCGGCACGGCCCTGGTCGCCACGCGCGGCGGCCGCATGGCTCAGAAGCTGAGCGCCGAGGGCGGCCGCCTGGCCCCGATGCCGGTGCAGTCCAAGAACCCCCTGGTCATGCTGGGCAACGCCTCGCGGCTGGTCGATCTGATCCGGCGCGAGAAGGTGGACCTGGTCCACGTCCGCTCCCGCGCCCCGGCGTTCAGCGCCCTGTGGGCGGCGCAGTCGACCAAGACCCCGCTCGTGGCCACCTATCACGGGGTCTACAACACCAAGTCCGGCCTCAAGCGCTGGTACAACGCGGTCATGACCAAGGGCGACATCGTCATCGCCAACTCCGACTACACCCGCCGCCACGTGATCGCCGAGCACCACATCGACCCCGAGCATGTGGTCAACATCCCGCGCGGCGTCGACCTGCGGCGGTTCGAGCCCCGCGTGGTCACGCCCAGCCGGGTCGAGACCCAGCGCCGCGCCTGGAACATCGACGCCGCCGATCACCGGGTGAAGATCCTGCTGGCCGGCCGCCTGACCCGCTGGAAGGGCCAGGCCCTGCTGATCGACGCCGCCGCCCGCCTGAAGCGGCGCGGAGAGGCCAATTTCCTGGTCCTGCTGGCCGGCGACGACCAGGGCCGCCATGACTATCGCACCGAGCTTGAGCGCAAGATCAGCGCGGAAGAGTTGAGTGACAACGTGCGCATCGTCGGCCATTGCGACGACATGCCCGCCGCCTATCTCATCGCCGACTACGCCGCCGCGCCCTCGCTGGAGCCGGAAGCCTTCGGCCGCACGGCGGTGGAGCCGCAGGTGATGGGCCGCCCCGTCCTGGCCGCCGCCCATGGCGGGTCGCTGGAGACCGTGGTCCATGGCGAGACCGGCTGGCTGGTCGCCCCCGGCGACGCCGACGCCTGGGCCGACGCCCTGGAGACCGCCATCGCCCTGCCCGCCCACAAGCGCATGGCTATGGGCGAGGCCGGCCGCAACCGCGCCCGCAAGCTGTTCTCGGTGGACGCCATGTGCGCCGCCTATCTCGATGTCTACGCCCGCGTGCTGGAGGCCCGCCGATGA
- a CDS encoding glycosyltransferase family 9 protein, whose protein sequence is MSRPVRKVLVIKLGALGDFVLALAAVRKIREAHPEAQVTLLTTPPFETLAKISGYFDAVETDGRPQDAAGTRALLKRIRAARYDRVYDLQTSGRSSRYFYALLPFPPKWSGIARGSAFRHKNPDRDHMHTLERQADQLKAAGIWPDAPTAPGEAPPPDLSWMGDTPIRIRPSRPFVLLVPGASAHRPEKRWPAERFNEVARYLDEAGYDVVVIGGEQENPLARIIAKGAKGVRDLTGRTDFAQIAALGSQAALAIGNDTGPLHLITAAGAPTIALFASASDPDLCAPRGHVTIVRSEDLNDLPAETVLTAARAMLPQRQKAPA, encoded by the coding sequence ATGAGCCGTCCCGTCCGCAAGGTGCTGGTGATCAAGCTGGGCGCCCTGGGCGACTTCGTCCTGGCCCTGGCCGCCGTGCGCAAGATCCGAGAGGCCCATCCGGAGGCTCAGGTCACCCTGCTGACCACCCCGCCCTTCGAGACCCTAGCCAAGATCAGCGGCTATTTCGATGCGGTGGAGACCGATGGCCGCCCGCAGGACGCCGCTGGGACCCGCGCCCTGCTGAAGCGCATCCGCGCCGCCCGCTACGACCGCGTCTACGATCTGCAGACCTCCGGCCGGTCCAGCCGCTACTTCTACGCCCTGCTGCCTTTCCCGCCGAAGTGGTCGGGCATCGCGCGGGGGTCGGCCTTCCGCCACAAGAACCCTGACCGCGACCACATGCATACGCTAGAGCGGCAGGCCGACCAGCTGAAGGCCGCCGGCATCTGGCCGGATGCGCCCACCGCCCCGGGCGAGGCGCCGCCGCCGGACCTGTCGTGGATGGGCGACACGCCGATCCGCATCCGCCCGTCGCGTCCGTTCGTCCTGCTGGTCCCCGGCGCCTCCGCCCACCGGCCGGAAAAGCGCTGGCCGGCCGAGCGCTTCAACGAGGTCGCCCGCTATCTCGACGAGGCCGGCTATGACGTGGTGGTCATCGGCGGGGAGCAGGAAAACCCGCTGGCCCGCATCATCGCCAAGGGCGCCAAGGGCGTTCGCGACCTGACCGGCCGCACCGATTTCGCCCAGATCGCCGCCCTCGGATCGCAGGCGGCCCTGGCCATCGGCAACGACACCGGCCCGCTGCACCTGATCACCGCCGCCGGCGCCCCGACCATCGCCCTGTTCGCCAGCGCCTCGGACCCGGACCTGTGCGCGCCGCGCGGCCATGTCACCATCGTCCGCTCGGAGGACCTGAACGACCTGCCGGCCGAGACGGTCCTGACCGCCGCCCGCGCCATGCTCCCGCAAAGGCAAAAGGCCCCCGCCTGA
- a CDS encoding BON domain-containing protein, whose amino-acid sequence MADDNRWSDRDRDWRDDRSWWEGREEGRGGYGADREFGRYSSDQDRDRERRYGGRGAYRREYGERGARGYGAPTSYSQSGYGERSYGRGYGDQSYNPNGVGGGYDPGLDNQARYGDYDRDRHEGRSYSAYGYGADEYGYGGGTYANSNRSRGRDWRSGEERSWAERAGDRISAFFGDDEAEARVRARELARGEHRGRGPKGYRRSDDRIREDVNDRLTDDAWLDASNIDVSVSDAEVTLTGTVRDRDGKRRAENLAESISGVTNVQNNLRVNASSDDALTSAISSIPPA is encoded by the coding sequence ATGGCCGATGACAACAGGTGGAGTGACCGCGACCGCGATTGGCGCGACGACCGCAGCTGGTGGGAAGGCCGCGAGGAAGGTCGGGGCGGCTATGGCGCCGACCGTGAATTCGGGCGCTATTCCAGCGACCAGGATCGCGACCGCGAGCGCCGCTACGGCGGCCGAGGCGCCTATCGCCGCGAGTATGGCGAGCGCGGAGCCCGCGGCTACGGCGCGCCGACCAGCTACAGCCAGTCCGGGTATGGCGAGCGTTCCTACGGACGCGGCTATGGCGACCAGAGCTACAACCCCAACGGCGTCGGCGGCGGGTATGACCCCGGCCTCGACAACCAGGCGCGCTACGGCGACTACGACCGTGACCGCCACGAGGGCCGCAGCTATTCGGCCTATGGCTATGGCGCGGACGAGTACGGCTACGGCGGCGGGACCTATGCAAACTCCAACCGCTCACGCGGCCGCGACTGGCGCTCGGGCGAGGAGCGCAGCTGGGCCGAACGGGCCGGCGACCGCATCTCGGCCTTCTTCGGCGACGACGAGGCCGAGGCCCGCGTCCGCGCCCGGGAACTGGCCCGCGGCGAGCATCGCGGCCGCGGTCCGAAGGGCTATCGCCGCTCGGACGACCGCATCCGTGAGGACGTCAACGACCGCCTGACGGACGACGCCTGGCTGGACGCGTCCAACATCGACGTGTCGGTGAGCGACGCCGAGGTGACCCTGACGGGCACCGTGCGCGACCGTGACGGCAAGCGTCGGGCCGAGAACCTGGCGGAGTCGATCAGCGGCGTGACCAACGTGCAGAACAATCTGCGGGTCAACGCCAGCAGCGACGACGCCCTGACCAGCGCGATCAGCTCGATCCCGCCGGCCTAA
- the infC gene encoding translation initiation factor IF-3 — protein MQAPPVKDGPRTNDEIRVPRVLLIDQNGEKQGVMPTSAALEAAEEVGLDLVEIVPNADPPVCKILDYGKYKFQEQKKKNEARKRQKVVEIKEIKLRPNIDTHDYDVKAKSMHRFFEEGDKVKVTLRFRGREMAHPELGMKLLQKVKADFDEVAKVEYEPRMEGRQMIMILAPR, from the coding sequence ATGCAAGCGCCCCCCGTCAAGGACGGGCCGCGCACCAATGATGAGATCCGCGTCCCGCGCGTCCTGCTGATCGACCAGAACGGCGAGAAGCAGGGGGTCATGCCGACGTCCGCCGCCTTGGAGGCTGCGGAAGAGGTGGGTCTCGACCTGGTTGAAATCGTTCCGAACGCTGATCCGCCGGTCTGCAAGATCCTGGACTACGGCAAGTACAAGTTCCAGGAGCAGAAGAAGAAGAACGAAGCGCGCAAGCGCCAGAAGGTCGTCGAGATCAAGGAGATCAAGCTGCGACCGAACATCGACACTCACGACTACGACGTGAAGGCCAAGTCGATGCACCGCTTCTTCGAGGAAGGCGACAAGGTGAAGGTCACCCTGCGCTTCCGTGGTCGTGAAATGGCTCACCCCGAGCTGGGCATGAAGCTGCTCCAGAAGGTCAAGGCCGACTTCGACGAAGTCGCCAAGGTCGAGTACGAGCCGCGCATGGAAGGCCGTCAGATGATCATGATCCTGGCCCCGCGCTAG